The segment GTTTTTTGATACTCCTAATAAAATGTTAAACACTAACAAATCCAACTAATAAGCGACACGAACACGGTGCAATTCagcgaataaaaaaaataccttGGCGTAATGAAAAGAAGTGGTTGAAAGTGTCCAAGGGACCATTAACATGGTCGTAACATCGAGTTTACCAACCACCTTAATGCAAATATTCGCGTGACACCGTTTCGGACCGCTCCCCCGATGCGTGTCCCAAAACGGGCCAGTACAAAAATATCTCTAACGACGTATTTATTTCTTCCTCCCTCCCCTTCCCAACCCCGGGACTGCATTCCGGCATCGGCAGACATCGACGAGTGCGCTCAACAAGGTGGTCTTAATGGTAATCACTGCCATTTGAACACGCGATGCGTCAACACGTTCGGTTCGTACGTGTGCGAATGTCTGCCCGGCTACCGGCAGCTGGACAAGTTCAACTGCGTCGAGGTGGACGAGTGCAAGTCCGGAGAGCACACCTGTCATCAGCACGCGGACTGCATCAACACGGCCGGTTCGTTCCACTGCCGTTGCAAGCCGGGCTACCAGGGCAACGGGGACGACTGTAAACGTAAGTCTACTGCAATACTGAACCATGTAGGAGATTGTCTGAGGACATTCTGTTTTTGTTCCTGCAGCTGTGTGCAATCAAACCTGCCTAAATGGAGGTGAATGCAGGGCGCCCGGAGTGTGTACCTGCCGGGCAGGCTACGTGGGTGAATCCTGCGAGAAGGATTTGGACGAGTGCGCGACCGGAGTGCACCGATGCAAGGAGACAACGAACTGTGTTAACATGCCAGGATGGTAAGTGAGATTGACTGTTAAAACCTTAGCAGAGAAGTCATCATCTTCCATTTCCCATTATCTGTAGGTACTTTTGCAAATGCAAACCTGGATTTGAAACCAAAGGAAATGATTGTGTAGATATAGATGAGTGCTATTTGAACACGCACAGCTGTCACGCGACGGCCAGGTGCGTCAACACGCAGGGACATTTCGAGTGCGTGTGCCCGAAGACGACCGACGTCGACGCCAGCACCAGCAATAGGGGGTCGTGGTCATCTGCCGAATGTAGGTTAAGTTGTATGTTTGAGGACAGCGAAATTCCCGACGGTGGACAGATTTCGCCCCGGAACCAGCCGTGCAAGGTTTGCACCTGTTCCAAGGGGGTGATTAGCTGCGTTGAACCACCGTGCAACTGTTCGACCTGGAGGCGGGGCAGCGCGCGAGATCTGTGCTGCCCGCAGTGTGATCCCAAAGAGTCCTGCCAGCACCAGGAGCTGAAGCATGTGACATTTCGCAGCGGTGAGCAGTGGATTTACCAGTGTCAGACGTGCGAATGCCTGGTAAGTATACGGAGAGACTCCTATAATGGTGGGTTCTCTATGTTTGATTCATATTTTCGATTTTCAGTATGGTGAATTCGACTGCTGGAAACTGGAGTGCCCTCCGTTAACTTGTGATAATCCCCTCCCACTCGGACCGGGTGATTGCTGCCCACGATGTCCGGACGACATGTGTGGCTTCGCCAACGTAACCACCAACGGGAGCACGGGGGGAAGCTCGTGTCTGTATGAGCAGCACATCTACACCTCTGGACAGACGTTCAAATACCCGTCCAGAGAGTGCGCCACCTGTTCCTGTAAGGTAGGTTGAACATTTTCCATTCTTTTCACACTTACTTGTTTACCTCTAGTTCAGATTACTTTTCACATACTGAAGATATGTTAACGATAGAATACATACACTCAACCGCGCGTTTCCGGCTCCCAATCAGAAAGTTGCATCGTTCGCTAATGTTAGGCTAGGACAAAGATACGATGTTGATGTTTATTGTTCATTTTTCCCCCCATTTTGTTCAGTCTCTTCTAACTGTTTAATCGAACATCAGCCCGAAAACAAAACTAATTAGCCAACTAACAGCCGAGCAAACCAAATAACGGCATGATCAGTATACATTTAATGTTCGATAGTTTCGGTCCAACGCCGGAGCCCCTCTCTATTAGCTGTGTACATTTTATGCTCGCTTAAAACTGTTTATTTACGCcttattaatcaaaaatttaaaattatcgcTAACGGGCTGTGCTACTGACCATCTTTATCAAAAATTCGTTCGCTGCTCTGTTTATGTTCCAATCGGTTATCCGCAatattttgttccaattttcactgtttattaatttttaaaataattatcatCATCGCTAGCGCAAAGTTTTCCCGTCTCTCGGCATCCCACCGACTGTGTATGGctccgcaaaaaaaaaacaacaacaacaacacacaAGCGCTACTACAATCACTCATTCAAACACAACCTCACAAAATTCACTTCACCGGAAATGAAGAGcaagaaaaacatgaaaaatatcGCGTCACTCTAACACGTGTTGCTTGCCTGAAAGTCCATATCAACACCACCACAGCAGCAGCTTGATCATGTGACGGTTTATCGgaataaatattattaaatATTGCTCGGCGGCGATAGGTGCGGGATTTCTGAGATTATTTGTAGTACTTTGCAAAAGGGAAAATCAATAAACTACTTACAGGACAGATAGTAGAATATAATGGTCATTTGCGTAATACAGAAAAATGGTATTGCAAAACTAACCTCAAAATTTAGTTGATATCCACTAGAGTTTAGCTCCCTAACTTCCAAATTCGTAGTAGATTAAACACATATTCGCTGATCAACGTATTAGGAAACTCAAATTTAGCAGTTTTAATTATTTACTTTGCGAAATTTTTTTAACTTGAACACTTTTAACCGGCAAATGGAAGAACCGGCATCGAAACAACATCCGACCGCCTACTTAGAGCGCACGAGAGCGTTACAAcaaaacatacacacacagagacaAACTCATCATCGTTACCATCATTCAACTAACTTGAACTTTCTTTTAATACCATTTTCAACTTAAtgctttcgaaaaatattaaccTATAACACTGTAACCTGCGAAACAAATTACATTCCAGGTCCCCTACTGTGCCCAACTGGTGAGCAATTCCGCGTGTTGTGTGCATCGGTAAAAAAATCACTCTTTAACTACACTTACattcgtttttcttcttatgAGTTGGTATCTCGTTAATGGTTTTATTCTTACTTTCACTCTTTCTTTTTCATGGTTTTTGGCCAACTGTTGTTCAGTTTTCGATGAAGCTGTGCTACTCGATTTTCCGATTATGTATTCACTTTTCAGCGGTCCCTGTTGGTAGGAGGGGAGGAGTTATCACTTGCCTTTCGCTCAGTCCGGGGGGCAAAAGCACCCTCCTCTCAACATGGCCTGATGCGAAGCCACTTTAGTTGTTTACCTTCGGTTCTATTCCTGTTCTGTCACAAAACCACAAACCACTATTTCCATCTCACATAAATAAATCGCAACGAGCAATAATTGTATATTTCTAGCAAGGTTTTCGATCTAAAATCACAGTTTATTGTTAAGAATACGATGTAAATAGAAGTTTTCGATTGTTTTACACCCTTTCTCACTCGAGACGTGTACCTTTGAAGGGTAGTCAATTGTACGATTGTTAAAATTCAACTGATCACATAAATTTCACCCATTCTCACCGCTAAAGCACGCATTTCATGAAAACCCCTCTCGGAAGCAGGGCAACTCACCGTAAGATCCAGAGTGCACTTACGAGCAAATTCATAACTAGATTTCCCTAGCATCTTTCGTCCATAGAAAATTGCCTTCTTCTCTCTCTCAGAAAACACTGGTTACGATTGTTTGGTTTCGTTGAATTTTCGGATCAGTTCTACTACTTTTCGGTTCCTTAAGTTGTTTTCAACCTTTAGTTACTCGTTAAAGTTATTTTACTTCAAACAAACTCATCACTCACCCCTTTCGCAGACAAGCTTTCTGGACAAACCAGTGCAACTTAGCAATTTTTCACATATTTTTTACCTTTAGCACTTGCACCTAAACGAGCACCGATCTGTTTTACGAAGCAAAACAAGTCACTTTTCCCTTCGGATTTgactagttttattttttatttttcttggcATGTTCAACGAAATCTCTTGCTGAACGTTTTAAAGTCCCTCTTACCGTTTGTTTCCGTTTAATTTCCGAGTCATTAAGTTGTGAAACGTGCCAAACACTCAGTGCACCACTCGCAGACGACCAGCCCGGATGATCAGTTTCCATTCAAACCCATTAGAAAATGTTAGGAACGGCAGTTGCAACAACTAGTGGAAATTTTTTCGATCATTTCAATTGGTGGAATAGCTTACCTTTCCTGTGCGATCATCGATTGTCCTTCATCTAGCGTCAGCGTATCACTATATAGTCACACATTTTACAAACATCCTTCATCACTAACATACTCTCCTCCATAATCCAAATCCGTCAACGtcgttttcgttttattttagtgtgtttgtTCCTGACTTGTATtttcaatcttttttttttcgagttcgTTTCTTTTTAGTTGTGTCCTAGATTAGTCGTGATTTTAGTTACTAATACGTAGTTGTAGCAAATTTTTTTCCAGACTTTTAGTTTCAGTTATTTTCGGCATGCTTGTATATAGCAAATTTGCTGGCACAATTATTTGTAACAAGTTTTTCCTCAAGCATAAAACTAATTTAAATTAACCAATTTGCGAGAAAGTATTGTACAAACTGTCCATACTTAAGTGTAACTAAAACAGCAATGAAGATTTCGTTGTATCACTGTTAATATTCGATCATAAGAGATTTGAAAACGATTATCGATTTTACACGCACAGTTAGACAATCGCACCGATaaacacatacacatatactAGCAACACATAAATacacatcgttgtcacaagAGTGATTAGTGATTGTATTCATTGACAACaagatttaaatttgttttatgtAGATAAAGGTAAGGAAAATGAAATGAATGCCACAATATTAGAATTTGGCCGGCTCACGGTGGAAAACAATCCTCAATAAACTAAATAATACTTCAGCGAATGACTATTTAACGAGGCTGCATTTCATTTTCCTCACCGGAACCATTGCGGGTCGCTACCCTGATAACACCGGGGGGCCACGCGATCCTCAAACATAGTATAAACAGTCTAATCGTTGTACAAAACCGAATTATCACATGTTTTAATTTTCACTCTTTTCTCTTCACATTTTCTTTTGCGTTCAACCACTTGACACTGCGAATATCACATCAATTTTTTCCCACCACCAACAATTATGAAACGCAACTACAACCACCAAAACAAATCGAACAAACTACAACACACTCACACTGTTATTAACTTCTTGACACTGTGAATTCGCACAACAACCGATCGTTAAAAAATAACCTCAACGACCAACATCCTGTTTGCATCCTGGGCAGGACGGTAAGATCACCTGCCATTACGATGATCATTGTATTGACGATGAACTACGAAAGATTGAAGAGCATCCTGCAAATGATAGTGTTAAGAGTAGTCTTTCTAATAATAAACCATCGCAAACAACGACCCCAAAGACATCACCGCAATCAtcacaagcagcagcagcagccgaagcAACAGAAACAACAAGCGACAGCAACGAGGATAATCCAGAAGCagaagcaacagcagcagcagcaacaatccCACCCACAGCCCTGTTTTCAGAACAATCAACCACATCAACCAGCAACTCCGCAGCCTCAACGATACCAAAGCCAAATGCAACCCTCTCCGCTCGtgttcaacagcagcagcaacagccggACGATAGTTCGGCATCACAAGCCACCACACCCCCAGAGCATCTTCAACCGCAGAAGCCACGCCCTCGAAATCCGGCTAACGCAGCAAAGAAGCTACTCAAACGGTCGCTACCATCCACTGTCGACGGACGACTCATCGAGACCACATCGTCTGCAGCACCTCTCCGAAGGTATATTGGTAACTAAGTTTATCAAGAGCAATGAGTACTATCACAGTTGCGAGGCGGTGACGACCTAATCATCCAACACTCTCAAGATCACCCCTCGTACCCATTTTATTGCCCCCTCCCATGACTGACCATCCCCCCTTTCATTCAGTTTCAGCTTTCGTCAGTCAAATTCTTTCTTTCTCCAAAGTAGAATGAGAAAGCAAAAAAACAACACTCCAAATATTTATGAGATGAATTAAACCCTAGCTGTAGTTACGTgtacattttattttttgtaatttactAGCATCTgaacaaatttaaaattaacctATAGGAAAGTTTTAATCGAAACCAACTGAAAGCtagaaatttcaaattcctAAAATTTTAATCTCCACTCGAATAAACCAACCAACTCAACTGACAAATGAACGAAACAACGCCCAAAACTACCACACAGCAAACgagaagcaaaacaaaaaaaaacaaaaacaaaacttatACCAAAATGAATCCAAAATGTACCATCGTGCTCGTTTTTCCATTCCGTTTAATCTCTATCCATCTCGTGGTtactctctatctctatctctctctcgttACGAATCAATCAAGTTCGCCTGAAGTACTAAGCAAGCAAGCGCATCAAATATGTCGATTAGTgcaaacagaaaacaaacaaacaaacaagaaaTAAAAACACGCTAAACCTAAATGTCGAACAAGAGCATCCTCAAAGAGAACTCATAAAACtataaactaaaacaaaccccACACCCCAAGTGCAAGCAGAATTGAACACGATATGTTGGCGCAGATGAACGTTAAGCTTAACTATACATTTTCTGTTTGTTCGAAGGGATGAAATCAAAGAGAGAAACGATAGGACTCGCACTAAAAAAACATACAATAACAAGTATTTGAAGATCTTTATCTCGAAAATTGCAAATCAATCAAAAGTTATTTTCCTACTACTAAAGTACAATTTTTCTTCGCCGTATATCCCGAGTTACCTTGCGATTTGACGAGCATACCATGGTTAGACCATGGTTTCAATCAGAAATGATTATGATCAAACTTGTTTCATCAATTTCAAAAATCCTGTCTCGAATCGTCCTATCGTCTTCACAAATCATTCGAGCCGTACACCGACtccagtgatcccaaatacatgaactcatctattactcccaacaaacattttttttggttagtagcttattcaaccgttgtatagctaattaccgggtaaaGAGCGCTTGATAAgtcgttattcaacaaaaatgtttgttgggcttCCAGTTCTTCTACTTCTAGCGTCTACTTTTCACgtgttcgacgcatttatttttagcccgatCTGCCCagattccgctttcagtttggcgtagattgcctccgccgccgTTGCGAAGTTCCTGACTTTGATACCCTACTCATCTGCGTTGCCTAAGAATTAGCTATTTTTTtggaacgatgattctacaattgatgaagggacggtaagggaaagtaatgaagaaggattttttcgggaatgaaggggaagggtggaaaggaagggggggtaataggtagctatgcttaacaagttgtcgttgtgactcctatcttttgtccaatgctggaaggtgcatgggtcgaaccaagctgcaatcagagattataaccggattcgaacccacaacacctgccagggcgtgtcgctcactggtacccgtgtacctttgaaccacagaggcgctggacaaaagaagtctgcacaaccccccttattaaccatagcgcgacatgggttgttctatttttagacacataaattgcgcctcttcctccacctactatagaaaccaccgaccgagaagttttaatctaacgtctttttactttcaggacgtacgcggactaacacgctttcggacgaacagcgtcacacgcagtaccttgcaagtcgtaagggcctgcatagtgtcgtcgtcctgaaagtaaaaagacgttagattaaaacttctcggtcggtggtttctacagtaggtggaggaagaggcacaatttgtgtgtctaaaaatagaacaacccatgtcgcgctatggttaataaggggggttgtgcagacttcttttgtccagcgcctctgtggttcaaaggtacacgggtaccagtgagcgacacgccctggcaggtgttgtgggttcgaatccggttataatctctgattacagcttggttcgacccatgcaccttccagcattggacaaaagataggagtcacaacgacaacttgttaagcatagctacctattaccccccttcctttccacccttccccttcattcccgaaaaaatccttcttcattactttcccttaccgtcccttcatcaattgtagaatcatcgtttcaaaaaaatattaatatatgcttgaccgcatttcaaggtcatgactaaagtcacgagtttggtcaataagaATTAGCTACCTCTGCTGAAAATCGTACCTCACGCCTCGAGAGTGTCCATGTCACGGGTCACAAAAGTGACCCCGGGATACGCATCTCTAATGTAGCTTATCTGCCTATGGCCATGACCTtcgaggcggcgaagtcgataaatcttaggcccatttcgtgGGTCAGTCGATGTGCGTTGAACGCTCCAATTTAGGATAGTgatcgtattcacgctccagctACGCGTAGACTTTTTCCTTGCCATCATCAAAACTTCTGAGATGaaggcagtgcacgttaataatGTCAGCCTTCGattctcaatttgcacattcgacattttttgcattatttacttacttctagcagcatagaaccGAGGTGGTTTTTGCCGTATCATGAATtggtctccactgtactcggtcctgggctactcgtcgccaatttgttgagcgcctcgacacacgcaaggtggcttcaacctggtcgagccatctagcgcgttggacccctctattcctggtgccggtggggttcctgaagaaaacggatttcccgacacagtcgtccggcatccttgtgacgtggccggcccaccgaagtttcccaactttcgccagatgtagaaatgggaatctctccaagtaatgcctgcaactcgtggttcatatacCATGGTTGCACTCCACCAAAAAaggtccgcaacacctttcattcaaatacacgcaaatgcacgtatgtcctccgtaagccaAGTTTCTGTTTTaagttcgtagaggactaccggtgtgattgtacatcgtcagctatgTGCGGCGGCGTAGGCTCGTTGATCGAAGTATCTTGCGGAAGGAAATGTAGGGTGCGAATGCGTCGTTGCATCTCCTTACTCATTTTATTGTCGACggcgaccagagatcccaaatatacgaactcatcaatcacttccgtaggaggcaaacgttgctttctcttgaGCCTTTTCccaccatatatttgattttcggcacattcctcctagcctccgtttttagtatgCCGTACATTGCCGTCTCGAGGTTTCTAGTagtgaggtcgtctgcgaaggctaagagTTGCCTGCTCTTgctaaagatcgttcctctcgtttctatGGCCGCTCGGtgaatcacaccttcaatagcgatgctgaataacatacaggacaatccATCCTCTTGCCGCAACCCACTACacgattcgaaagaactcgagaaTGTCCCCCAAAACCACGTACGTAGCGCATCACTCACTCCAGTGTAGCTTTTTGACGCTACctgcatcagtttgtccggaaaaccgcacTCGTGCATCATCTGCCATTGCTTtttgcgttcaactgtatcgtatactgccccgaaatccacaaaaatataacAGTccgatgcgtggacacgttatactcccgacatttctggaggatttgtcggaaagtaaaactttgatccgtagtagcccCCTTGCTTCATAGTTTCCGacgtttttttcttcaaaacttcataactctagaaccacTGAACCTAATCGATTTGGTTCTAAATGAAAGATATttcaatgagcttttcagaaaaaaatccacCCTTATTCAGGAAGGTGCCCTAAGCaccaaaaaacaaataaaaaaaagcaaagcaatggGTATACAccgaccccccggcacgtcgCAATTTTTCTATGATCAGTCTGAAACGTCTGaatctgaaacgtcaaaaacactgggcgggaaatcacttcatagaaaatcaatgcgacggccattgttgtttggggtacaatactgaggggtccaacttaatgggggcactgtcaaactctgtagaccaagatagcgatgtcgagacagacttcgtagccggttatcagagtataagaaaattacggggctagtacaaaaatcctattaactctatagCGGCACCGCTCATTCAAGATTgaagcatacgacgactggcttgttagaccagcatcgtacccagAAACTAACTAGGCGGGCTGCCAAATAACaaatatgggtctaaaatttttcaaataagatccaatttggctccattttacGTGATAATACCATGCCAAAGTTGAATTCGTGAAAccaccgttttgggatttagccGATTTTCGATTTGTTATTTGCGTTAGGTTGGTAAAAGCTGTTTTCAAATATatgattattttaattttgaacaaGATAGCGTCAGAAAACCTTAAAAATCCCAGATTCACCTAAATATGAAAGTGGACTAGGACCCGTCAGCTCAATTAGTTTTTCCCAGACTCCAAACTAAGGAAATTctgctgttagagtcagtactcatcaaaaaatctttaaaaaaaagtcaGGGCAAGAAACTGCGGCTCTTTGAAAAATTGCCaggcagtgctcgaaaaaattgacagccccgCATAAAGTTAAATATGAAACACATTCgtcgcatacagttttacctctGGTAGTATCCTTTTATCTGTCAGTGcttggacatgactactgaactgctgacaatgTTTGCTTTGCTCAGTTTTCTAGTCTTCAAAACTATTCAAACTTCGAAACAATGTTTAAGTTTATTATAATTTCGTTTGCCATcgtcggcagttcaaaatgaatgaacattcaaaatttcaatcacTATGGTCGAGGATGAATGATTGTAGAGAACAACTCGAACACGAACGCAACTTGAATCGTTGGTTTCGGGTAGGCAAAGCTGAGTTCATTTTATCTGTACCAGAAACAGCtaagaatgagcagtatatttcATCAACTCATACAATATGAAATTTGTAAGCACTGATAGCAAGTCGTTATTTTTCATGCTAATCTCAAGAACGTGCAGagtaaatggaaaaaataatgcgATACTCAATTAAGAAAAACTACGGATTAcattcagctctacaaatgtttcatacattTGCTTATATTGAGCAATCGTGTTTCACTTGTTGGTCGTCTATCTCTCTCTTAGAAGTTTGATTTCATCCCCcgaaataaaccgaaaaatcaaCATTCCTCCAAAACGCAGTCACAACTCAAAATTCATCAACTCACCTGTAGCCGGAAGTATTACTGAATGAATGCAGAATAAAATCACGATAATAAAACAATGGTTACTGttgtaaataaaaattaaatactctgTAAAAAGTGTTAGCGACTTTTCAGTTGATTAACTAAtaatcttttattttatttttactgaGTACGTAtcattatttattacttttaagCAGTCAAAAAACTGAGCCGACAGAAAAATAACGAATTGTTTCCATTGAAACAGAATGCTTTTTGAAATCGCGATTTTTTTCACGTTTGTATTTTGGGCAATAATAATCGTGAGAGGTTGATACGAAATTATAGGCACTCTCACGCACACACACAAAAGCGAGATCGAAAAGATACAATCGAACGC is part of the Sabethes cyaneus chromosome 2, idSabCyanKW18_F2, whole genome shotgun sequence genome and harbors:
- the LOC128735143 gene encoding protein kinase C-binding protein NELL1-like, with the translated sequence MYDEMLKPKFPVGVVIVGFADDITLEAYGNHTNNIIDIKYRKSVTECGALDPGIDLLDALSLHTNLSQYQGVTVTQEYQHQRVYHLSGGDRNLVLPTMVFHRAVDKMKLTPDFTFAVVLKQEQANSGTIVSFSNGNNRYLELQSSGRRDEIRFHYTHITAAGVSQMHTESFPYRLADDTEHKVALTVSGTEVQLYIDCHPLYKRVTHFLPDRNFSASNMQLFVGQRNSNSHYLFKGDLKDLRIITGPYGYLSQCELMDAQCPTCGQFLELENALVELKQTLSLLTKRLVAAENRVSYIEECDCKKSCLINGTSKHDGDIWDIGCSQCKCERGVVTCGPRPCPEVTCKHPVLDEGECCPKCLKNCYINKKDFEHGEKQILGCRNCSCIDGNMMCDMLQCPELKCPPEQQLSVTDECCKFCQGMDYCSKGHACHTNATCLNLNTKYTCTCRSGFHGDGYDCSDIDECAQQGGLNGNHCHLNTRCVNTFGSYVCECLPGYRQLDKFNCVEVDECKSGEHTCHQHADCINTAGSFHCRCKPGYQGNGDDCKPVCNQTCLNGGECRAPGVCTCRAGYVGESCEKDLDECATGVHRCKETTNCVNMPGWYFCKCKPGFETKGNDCVDIDECYLNTHSCHATARCVNTQGHFECVCPKTTDVDASTSNRGSWSSAECRLSCMFEDSEIPDGGQISPRNQPCKVCTCSKGVISCVEPPCNCSTWRRGSARDLCCPQCDPKESCQHQELKHVTFRSGEQWIYQCQTCECLYGEFDCWKLECPPLTCDNPLPLGPGDCCPRCPDDMCGFANVTTNGSTGGSSCLYEQHIYTSGQTFKYPSRECATCSCKVPYCAQLVSNSACCVHRTVRSPAITMIIVLTMNYERLKSILQMIVLRVVFLIINHRKQRPQRHHRNHHKQQQQPKQQKQQATATRIIQKQKQQQQQQQSHPQPCFQNNQPHQPATPQPQRYQSQMQPSPLVFNSSSNSRTIVRHHKPPHPQSIFNRRSHALEIRLTQQRSYSNGRYHPLSTDDSSRPHRLQHLSEGILVTKFIKSNEYYHSCEAVTT